Below is a genomic region from Mesorhizobium sp. NZP2298.
TCAGCGTTCCCGACGCGCTGTCGCTGCCGGCGCTCGGCCAGGCAGCGCGCAACCTGCCAGCGAGGCTGCGGCAGATCAACTCGCAGGAGGGCCGCAAGGGCGCCGCCAAGGCCCTCGCCCGCGCCCTGCTTGGCGCCCGCGGCTACGAGACGCTGAAAAGCCGGGTCAAGCGCCCGGCCTGATCAACACCGTGACAGCTGTCATCGAGCAGCGCGCCCGCCATGGCTACGCCGCCTGGCGGGCGCGCTGCCGCACCGCCCTGTCCAGAATGGAGAAGAAGGTGACGAACTGGCGGTCCGGGTCGAGTTCCGGGCGCGCCGCGAAACCGCGCGCGAGGCCCGAGACGCGATCATATTCCTTGTTGTCGTTCCACAACCGCCTGACGGCCGCGACCCAGTCGGTGAGCGGAGCGTCGTAATCCAGCACCGCGCCGCCCGGGCCGATCGCTTCGGGCAGGCCGCCGCGCCGCGAGCCGACGACGGGGATTCCGCTGCAATGGGCCTCCGACGCGACGCGTCCCCAGGCTTCTTCCCATTTGCTGGGCGCAAGCAGGATCCTGGTGCGGCCATAGACCGTCTTCATGTCGTTGGTGCGGCTTTCCAGCGTGACATTGCCAAGCGGTGCGATCGTCTCTTCGATGCGCGCGCGATGGTCCTCCTCCAGCTTCCAGCTTTCAACGAACAGGAACGGGATCTCGGGGCAGGCACCGGCGATGCGCACCGCCAACTCGAAACCCTTTTCCTGATAGGGATTGATCAGCGTGACAAACTGGCCCGTGGTCGGCGTGCTGTACTGCGTCGGGTTGATGGTCGGCGGGATCACTGTCGCCTCGATGCCGAACTCCCTGCTGTAGGTGCGCGCGGTGAATTCGGAATTGGCGATGTAGAGGGCGGAGCGCAAATCGCGCAGGTCGCCGGCCAGTTCATGAAACTCGACATTTCTGAGATAGACGACTAGCGGCACGCCCTCGGCCTGCAGCGCCTTGCCGAGCGGAACCGACTTGTGGCACTGGACCACCGCCACATCCGGCTTCGCGCGGTTGACGGCAAAGCCCGCCGCCTCCCAGGGGAACCACGCCCGGATCACCGGGTAGCCGGGGAAACTGTCGACGACCGCGGGCTGGCGCAAAAGCTTCATCTTGGCGCGCGCCTTGAGGCCGAAGACGCCGTCGCCGAACAGGGCGGCAAGCACCGCGGCCTCATGCCCATGCTCGATCAGTTGTTCGGCCAGATGATGCGTGCTCGACTGGACGCCGCCGCTGAATTCCGGCGGGTAGCCGTTGCCGCCTGCAAAAAGAACTTTCATGGTCGTGACTCCTGTCTTTTCGCGTTTCATTCGATGCGGCCGGTTAACAGCCTCGTCGAAGGCGCCTCATGCGCTCGGAGGCGGATCAAGCGTCGCGAACGGGTTTGTGCATGAGTGCCATCCGGTGAAGCGGATCGGATCGTCGGGCGAACTGCGCCCGGCGTAGTCCGTCAGCATATGGAATTCGGCAACGAGCCAGCGATCGAAATGCCTGAGATCGCGCCGCTTGCGCTGCGGCAGCAACCCACGCGCCTGGCCGAGCTTCGTCTTTTCAAGCAAGGTAACGGCATCGCCCAGCTTCTCGCTTGGGAATATCCAGGGATTCCGGTTACGGAACTCCAGCACGAACTGCTGCAGATGCTCGATGCGCATGTTCAGCCTGCCAAGATATTTTTCCAGCGTGACCCGAACCAGATCCTCGTCCGAAAACGAGGAGACGGCCGCGTAGGCAGCGCCCGTCGAGGCAACTCCACCCGCCAGGATGGCCAGTACCGAGCGCCGTGTGACTTCAATCATCGGCCCGCTCCTCTCACGCGATCCGGCTCGCCGCCCGCAGCGACAACGCCGCCGCGGTCAGGCTCGGGTTGGCGCAGGAGCAGCTCGGGTAGGTGCTGGTGCCGACGACAATCAGGTTTCTCAACCGGTGATGGATCATGTCGCTGTCGATGACCGAATCGGCCGGGCCGGTGCCCATCCTGAGCGTTCCCTGCACATGCGATTCGGTTGGCCGGATGCCGCGATCGAAAAGTCTTTCGACCGGCAGCGGGGCGAGCAGCCCGGGCAATTTATCCAGCGCCCGGGCCATGCCCTTCACCGCGTAGTCCGACGGCGCCTTGAAGGAGACAAAGGCATTGTCGTCCTCGTCGAGGGTGACGAAGTTCTCCTCATCGAGCAGGTTCTCCGTGACCACGACCAGCGGCAGCGTCTGGCGCAGACGCCCCTTCTCGGCGCGCATCCCGTGCTGCCAGCGGTTCTCGAAATAGACCAGGGCCGCCGCGTGCTCGGACCGGTGCGGGCCGTCATAGAGGCCGAAATTCAGCCCGGTGGTAATTGTGCTGCCGTCGAAATTGTCGACGCCGTCGAGATAGACCTCGAAATTCCAGCCATAGGACTCGTGCAGGCCGCGCCCGACGAATTCATCGCCCAGGCCGGAGCGCAGCATGATCGCGGCGCTCTGGATGGCATTGGCGCCGAGAATGAAGAGGTCGCCGCTGACCTGATATTGCTTGCCGTCATGGACGAAGGTGACCGAACGGACCGTACCGCCGACATGGTCGAGCCGCCGCACTTCCGCACCGAGGCAGACCGAAACGTCGGGATGCTCGAAGACGTGCATCAGGCCGTTGTTGGCGGTGAATTTCGCGTCGACCGGGCACAGCCAGCAGCGCAGATTGGCACAGCACGAGGTGCGTTGCGAGGTCGGGACCCGGGCACGGGCGGTCGGCATGACGAAGTGCTGGTCGGGTTGGGCCGCCTTCATCATCTTGTCCGGCGTCGACATGCGATGCGGCGGTTGCGGAAACGGTTTTGAACGCGGCAGCATCGCCGCCATGTCAGGGTCGCCCGAGATCGACATGATCTCTTCGGCATCGCAGTAGAACGGCTCGACATCGTCATAGCTGATCGGCCAGTCATTGCCGATGCCGTAGGTGCTTTTCAGCCTGAAATCATTGGGATGGAACCGTGGCGTCTGCGCGAACCAGCAGTTGGTCCCGCCGCCCAGCCCGATCGTATAATTCCACGGCTTGTCGGAATTGGTCTTGTAGGTCGTCTCGTCGTCGATGTCGGTGTTGGCGTTCTGGTCGAGCTGCCATTCATGCGTATTGTGTCGGCCCCACTCCAGCACCAGGATGCGCGCCTTACGCCGCTTGGCGAACTCGTGCAGGAAGAAGGCCGAACCGAAGCCGGAACCGATCGCGACAAGATCGAAATGATCCCTGGTGATTTGCTCGGGCTTTACATCCAGCACCATCAGCTACAACTCCGCACAGAAATACACACCCATCGGGGCCTCGCGACCGTTCTTCATGTCCGAGACCAGTCTCACCACTCCAGCCTCATGCCGCCATTCTGCCGATCGAGTGATATTCGATGCCATGGCGCGCCACGACCTTGGGATCATAGAGGTTGCGCCCATCGAAGATGACCGGTGTGCTCAGCGCGTCCTTGAGCGCGTCGAAGGACGGCGCGCGGAAGCTCTTCCATTCGGTGGCGATGAGCAGTGCGTCGGCACCGCGCAGTGCCGCTTCCTTGGTGCCGCACAGCATCAGGTCGTCGCGCAGCCCGTAGATGGCCTGGCATTCCTGCATCGCCTCGGGATCATAGGCCTGCACGGTCGCGCCGGCCTTCCAAAGCGCCTCCATCAGGACGCGCGCCGGCGCCTCGCGCATGTCGTCGGTGTTGGGTTTGAAGGCCAGGCCCCACAGCGCGAAGGTCTTGCCCGCAAGATTGCCCTTGAAGTAGCGGTTGACCTTGTCGAACAGGACGGATTTCTGGTCGTTGTTGCGTTCCTCGACGGCACGCAGCAGCTTGGCGTCGAATTTGACGCCTTCGGCGGTCTTGATCAGGGCGCGGACGTCCTTGGGGAAGCACGAGCCGCCATAGCCGAGGCCCGGATAGATGAAGTGATAGCCGATGCGCGGGTCGCTGCCGATGCCCTTGCGCACCTCCTCGATATCGGCGCCGAGTTGCTCGGCCAGATTGGCCATCTCGTTCATGAAGCTGATCTTGGTCGCCAGCATGCAGTTGGCGGCGTATTTCGTGAATTCGGCGCTGCGCACGTCCATCACGATCATCTTTTCGTGGTTGCGGTTGAAGGGCGCGTAGAGCTCGCGCATCACCGCCTCGGTGTCCTCGCTGGACGTGCCGACGATGATGCGGTCGGGCTTCATGCAGTCGGAAACGGCCGAGCCTTCCTTGAGGAATTCGGGATTGGAGGCGACGTCGAAGCTCAGGTCCTCTCGCCCTCTTGTCTTCAGCGTTTCGGCGATCCTGGCCTTTACCTTTTCGCAGGTGCCGACCGGCACGGTCGACTTGCCGACGATGATCTTGGCGTTGTCCATCTCGCGACCGATGGTCTCGGCGACCGCCAGCACATATTTCAGATCGGCCGAACCGTCCTCGCCGGGCGGCGTGCCGACCGCGATCATCTGGATTTCCCCATGCCTGACCGCGGCGGCGGCATCGGTGGTGAATTTGATGCGGCCGGCGGCGTGATTCTCCCTGACGAGGCTTTCGAGGCCCGGCTCGAAGATCGGGACGAAGCCCTGGTTGAGCCGTTCCACCTTGTTCGCGTCGATGTCGACGCAAACAACCTGGTGGCCGACCTCGGCAAGCACCGCCGCCTGCACGAGGCCGACATAGCCAATTCCAAACACCGTCAAGTTCATTCGATTTCGTTCCTGTCCAGGGTCGCGAACCACTTTCGGTCCGGCCGGTTCAATTCGACGTTCCCAACTATTTTATAGTGCATGCGAGCGATTCAGGAAATTGACAGGGTTCGCCGAGCGCGGTGAAGGCGACGCGTTCGATCTGCAACGAAAGCTTGCGGCCCGGATCCGCGAACGCGCCCATCCAGCCTTTCATCGTGTCGCTGCCCCAAAAGCTGAAGAAAATCTTCTGCGCATGGCTGGGCAGCTTCGCCGGATCGGTGATGGTGTTCACCAGCTGGCCGTTGACGTACCAGCGCAAACTATCCTTCTCCCAAACGAAGGCGTAGTCGTTGAAGGCCTTGTCGGTGCCGCCCGGCACCTCGACCAGCTTCTCGTTCTTGCCCTTGCCGTCGATATAGGCGTTGACCTGCACCTTGGATGTGTCCTTGGTCAGGATCTCGAAGTCGATCTCGTCCCAAGGCTGCTTGTCGGACGGGCCGATATAGGAAAAGAAAGCCGCGTTCAGGCCGGGACCGGTGTCGGTCTTCATCCGCGCCTCATAAGTGCCGTAGCCGAAGCGCTGCTTGGTCTGGATCTCGCCGCAGGCGAACTCGCGATCCTTCGTCTTCTGCTTCTCGAACCCTAGTGACAATACACTGTCGGACAGGCTGATCTGCCCCTTCGACCAGGTGCAATTCTGGTGACTGCCGTTCGTCCAGCCGTCGGAAACGTACCAGCGTTCACGATTGAAACTGGTGAAATCGTCGACGAAAGAGGGGGCCGTCTCGATATTCTGTGCATAGGCGGGAACTGCCGGGAAACCGGCGAGAGCGGCCAACAGCAGCGCCCCGGCCAGACCCAGCAGCCACAGCCCGGTCCGCCGGGCCCGGTGCGCGATGGGCGATGCATCAATTGCAGTCGTGGATGTGGATTTCGAACCCGAATTCATACCAAACTCACCTTTGTGCTGTGTGTCCCCAACCCAAAGTCGACGTTTGAACCGCTTCCAAACGGGCCAACCTTGACCTCCTCCTTGACCCTCCCGAAATCCCTCTCCAGTCTTGCATCGCATCCTTGCGGCAGCCCCGCGCCTTCACGGTCACGCTCGGCCGGTGCCAGCGGGCCTGGCGAAATCGACCGCGGCGGCCGAATCGGACGTCCCACCCTCGTCGAAGACCGTATGCAGCGAATGACGGAGTTCCTTCATCATGCCGTTCTGGCGCGACAATGCCGCGATGCGACGCTCGCAATTCAGGATCGACTCCGTCAGCGCGGTGACTTCGGATGAGCGTCTGCGCGAGGCAGAGCCGTTTTCCATGGCTTCGACAAGAAAGGCCGCGTTGGTGGCTGTCTTGCGGTAACGGCTCTCCAGGCCGGTTCTCTCGGCTTCGATCTCGGCTGCAATCTGCTCGAAGAGCTTCGCCAGCCGGTCGAGGCGCGAGACGTCGGCCTGCCGGTCGCGGGCAGGATCCCTTGATCTGAAGCCGAATATCGAGGCCATGGCTTAAATTCCTGTCATCGCCGGCTTGCGTGCCGGGCTACTGGCCAATCCCCGCAACCGGGGCTGAAAAACTCGTACCGCATTGTCCGACTCCACTGACGGGAGAGACTTCAGACCAATCCGATCGGGGGCCAGTTCGGCTAGTCGTTTAATTTGCTGCACCGCAACATAGACTGCCATCGTCGGAGCCGTGAGGCAACCACCCAATTCGTAAACTCATAAATCCGGTGGAAATGGTTTGCGCGGTGACGTGCTGCCGGCGGGGGCAAAGCGAGCATTCCCAGCGGCTTACCGTTCCTTGCCCGCACTGGTCCCGGCCATCAGGAAACGCAACGGCGGCACATGCCTTTGCCCGGAGGCAAGGCCAACGCGACGAAACAGCGCCTCGAGCTTGTCGGACGCCACGCCCTGGACGATGGGGACCAGGTTGGATTGACTGGCGAAGGCATAGGCCGCGGCCGAAGCCAGCCCGCGCTCGGCCTTCACGTCAAGGAAGTTGCGCAGCCGGTATTTGTCGCGCACGTGCCGCTCGTGCCGCCGCAGCACTGCTTTGGAACCTTCCGGCAAGCTGTCGATCGCCAACAGCGCCAGATCCGCGTCGGCCAATCGCTTCAGGTCCTGCGTCTTGTGGCGGCCGCTGAGCGAATCGGCGCGCACGATGGCGCCGTAGCCGCAGGAGCGGATGACCTTGAACCGCGCCCCGTGGGCGACCGCGCGGGCGTAGAGTTCGTAATCCTCGCCCAACCGCAGGCTCTCATCGTAGCGCAATCGGTGCCGATCGAGGAAGGCGCGCCTGATCACGGGCTTCAGGAAGCCAAGCTCGCCTCTTTGCACGCGGCGCCTGGAGATGTTGCCTTCGACGAAGCGCTCCAAGTCGAGGAATTCCGGCTCGGCGGCAAAATCCGGGGCAACGATTTTCGTCGCGTCGCCTGTCGCGTCATCCCTGATCAACATGATGTTGTCGGCCGCGAAATCCCAATCGGCGCCGGCAAACAGGTTGCGGAACCGGCCTTCGAGGAAGAAGTCGTCGGCATCCAGAATGCTGATGAACGGCGCCTTCGAGCCGGCTATCGCGGCATTGCGGGCGAAGGACGGGCCGCGATTGACGTCGAGACGCATCACCGCAAGCCGGCCGCTACCGTCGTCGGCGGAGCGGGCGACCTCGGCGGTGTTGTCGGTGGAGCCGTCGTCGACGACGACGACCTCCGTCACTTCCGGTTCGCGCAACGCGGATGCGATGGCTACCGCGATCGTACGTGCCGCGTTTTTGGCCGCGATGATCACGCAGACCTCGGATTTCGTCATCGACATGGGTTTTGCCTCTTGCACAGGTTTCGATCTGCCCTCGCCCTGTACGTATTCGATGCCCATCGCCATCACGGACTGGCCGGCCGTTCGAAGATACGGCGGCTGATGTCCGCCGATGCCGCCCAGCCGGCTTCTGCCAGATAGCGGACGGGAGCCCGGCCGCACAATTCCCACAACACGGTTCGCCGCTGCGGCCATCGCAGTGACGACAGCCATGGCGCGATGACCATGTTGAGCAGATCCTCATTGCCGATGCGCGAAAGGATCGGCTTGGCCCGCTCCGACAAAAGCGTATCGGTGCCGCCCAGCAGCACGTCGGCGGCACGCAGGCCGAGCAGCAGCGTATCGTCCAGCCCCTGGCTCATCGCCGCATCGAGAACACGGCGCTGATCGGCCTCGTCGAGACGGTTGGCGCTGGCCCTGATGTCGCAGACATAGCCAGCGCAGGGCTCGCGGTTGAACAGGGCCTTGGCGACACTGATGCAGGACAGCATCAGCGTGTCGGCGACCGACGTGAACGGCACTCCAGTGCCGGTGATCTCGACCAGCCGTTTGCGTCGCAGGAACCCGTCGGCATCGCGTGGGCTGGGCGAGCCGGGCTGCTGGAGCCGATAGTGAAGGTCGACCGTGGAGGATTTCGGCCCGCTTCCGCGAATCATGTGCTGTTCGCCAAGGAAGCGAACCCACCAGACCGAGCGCGACTTGCCTGATACCTCGTAGCCGATCGAACGCAGCGCGTCGCGCGCCGTCGAGAAACCTGCAGGCGAAACCAGGATATCGACATCGCCCGAAGGCTTCATGAAATGGTCGTCGTAGAGCAGATGCTGCTGAAACGGGCCTTTCAGAAAGACGAAATCGATCTGCCTGTCGCGCAGCGCCTGATGGATTGCCATCGAATCCATGAGGCAGGCGGCGTTCATCGAGACCGTCTGCCGGCGATAGGTATCGAGCCATCGGAAAAGCTCAGCCGGCCTGTCGCCCGCCGGCGCGCGCAACAGCGCCTTCAGAACGAAGGTGGCGACTTTGTTGAGCCTGGCGATGTCGGCGACGGCAGCATCGGAAAGGCCCGGCCGCGACAGATCGGCGGCCGAGGCCGCCGCGCCCGAGAAATACAGCCGCAGGCAGGCCTGCACATAGGCAATCTCGTCGGCGCAGTCGGCGGCGCGCAGTCGTTCATAGGAACTTTCCGGCAAGGCCATTGAGCGCATGGTCTCCAAAACGCGGTTTGCGCGACGCGTATGCTGCAGGTGCGAAGCAAAGCATCCTCAAAAACCTCGGCGGCGTAAAGTCTTTCCTTTCGCAGTGCGAAATTTTGCAACCAGAGCGGTTGCCAAGCCTCCCGAGACCGCGAAATATACGATTGGAATTGCAACCGACGTCGAGGCGTTTCGGCCGATCATCACCATGGGTCGGCTAACAAGAATCCATCTTTTTTAGGCGCGCCTAAAAAATCATCAGCATTACCAACTTTTTATGCAAGTAAAATCAATCGTTTAAAGAATCACCCTCGCCGAAGGCATCCCTTGATGCTTCAATCCAAAAGAGGCGGAATTTTGAGCAACCCGCACACGCATGGTAACGCCCGCAACCCGCAATTGATTAACCAGAGGTAAATCAGGCTTGACTCATAAATGCTGCCATGCAGCTATTGCACCGCAGCATGAAAGTGCTGACGGCACTCGACAGGCCGTTTCCAGTCCTCATTGGAGAGTAAAATGGAACAGAATGTTGAAAAGCACGAGTACGAAACGCCAAGCCTGACGGTACATGGTTCCATTGAGACCATCACCCAGGGCGGTGGTGGCAGCACGGCAATCGACGCGTCGTTTCCCGCGCACACCCCAATCGGCGACCTGACGTTCTCCTGAGACTAACCTGGTTCCGGAGGAGTGACGTTGGGCCTCCGGGATCCACGACCATAAATGGAGCCGGGGATGAAAATCCCCGACTTTCCCTTTTGAACTGACGACGCGTAGACCGTTGCAACGAGGTTTTGGCATGAACTGGAACCCATCCGAGCACGATTGCGTAAGTGCCACCGGGGATGCCGTGGCTTGCGAATTTGGTGAGGGCCTCGCGCTTCTCAATCTCAAATCCAATATCTATTACAGTCTCAACGGCGTCGGCGCTTTCATCTGGGAGCTGATCCAGGAGCCGAAATCGATCGCCGATATCCGCGGCGCCGTGCTTGCGCGCTACAATGTCGACGCCGAGCGCTGCAAGGCCGACGTTGACGCATTGCTGCAAGGCCTGGCCGAAAACGGACTTGCGAGGCTGCAGCATGAGGCACTCGTCTAGGCAGGCTCCGCAAAAGGTCATGATCCCGCGGCAAAGACCTGTGATGGAACAAAGACCCAGGCCAACAACCCGCCGGCCCGGTCGGCGAAGTTTGGCCAGGGTTCTGTCGCTGAGCGGCTCTGAAGCCCTTTTCCTCTGCCACTGCCTGCTGGTGGTCGCGGCCGTCCGGCTGGGGCTGACATTGTTCTCCTACAACCGTGTTCGTGGCATGGTGACCCAGCTCAACGCGCGCCAGTGCGCCAGCATGGGCGAGCTGCGGCTCGTCGCCTGGGGCGTCGCCGCGGCTGCACGGTTCGTGCCACGTGCCACTTGCCTTACCCAGGCACTTTCGGGTCAATACATTCTGGCACGCCAGGGCAATGCCTCCAACATCCGTATCGGCATCGAACGCGGCACGGGCGAGCAATTGAAGGCGCATGCCTGGCTGGTCAGCGACAACCATGTCGTGCTTGGAGGCTCCGTCGACGGCTTCGCGCATCTGGTCGACCACGGCAGCAAATGAGCGGCGTGGCCGGAATCCTGTTGCGACAGGGACACGCGATCGCGGTTCGGGGATCTGCGCCGGCGGACGCGGCGACCGACATCCAGCAGATGCTGGCACGCATGCGCCACCGTGGTCCCGACGGAAATTCGTGGTGGCTGGACAGCGGCATCGCGCTTGGCCACGCCTGGCTCAACACCACGGATGAGGCCGGCCCCGGCCCGCTCACCATGGCCGGCGGCAAGCTCGCCATCACCGCCGATTGCCGGCTGGACAATCGCGACGAGCTGATGGCGAGGCTGGGTGTCCGCGACAGATCGGTCGCTGACGCAGTGTTGCTGATGCGGGCCTATCTGCGCTGGGGCGAATCCTGCCCCGTCCACCTGCAGGGCGATTTCGCCTTTGCCATCTGGGATGCCGAGCGGCAGCTGTTGTTTTGCGTGCGCGACCATTTCGGGGTCAAGCCATTCTACTACCACGCCGCGGACCGGCGTTTTGCCTTTGCCTCCGAGATCGGGCCGATCCTTGGCCTCGACGGGGTCGATGCGCGCATCAGCGAGCACCGCATTTCGGGATTCCTGGCCGGACTTCCCGACGACCCGCAATCCACGCCCTACGGCGATATCTTCAGCCTGCCGGCGCGTCACAGCCTCACCGTCACCGCCCAACAGGTGGTGCTGCGCCGATACTGGCAGATCGAGCCATCGACGCGGCCGCTGCGATCGGATGCGGCGGAGGAATTTAGCCATCTGTTCGCTCAATCGGTGCGCAACCGGATGCGCGGCAGTCAGTCGATCGGCGCGATGCTGAGTGGCGGCCTCGACTCCTCCTCGATCGCCTGTGTCGCCGGCCTGCAGAACGCCGCCGAGCGGAAACCCAAGCTGCCGACCTTCTCGCTGATTTTCGAAAAGGGCTCATCGATGGATGAGCGGGCGTTCATCGATGCCGTGCTTGACCAGCAAAAAACCGATCCGACGCTGATCCCTGTCGGCAATTATGCACCCTTCGCCGAGTTCGAACGGGTGCTGGAGGAGCAGGAAGGCACCTTCCTTGCGCCGGGCCTGACGCTGACCCGCGGCATCTACAGGACCGCGGGCGCCAAGGGCGTCAAGGTGCTGCTCGACGGCCATGGCGGCGACGAGGTCGTTTCACAGGGCCATGGCCATCTGCACGAGCTTGCCAATGGCGGCAGGTGGCTGGACCTTTGGCGTGAGGTCCGCAGCGCCTCCAACACCTATGGCGACAGCACGCTCGCCCTCTATTTCCAGTTCCTGACCCTCTATGGGCCGGCATGGCGGATCGCCAGGCTGAGACAGCTGGCGAACTGGGCGCTGAACCGGATACGCAAACCCACTCGGATACAGCGCGGCCGCAGCTGGCGCGACCTGATCAATCCGGACCTGGCCAGGCGCACCGAGATCATCGACCGTTTCCACCGGGCCGGATACATGCCGCCGGGCGTCCAGGCCAGCGACGCCTTGAGCCATCGCTGGATTCTCTTGAACGGCTATGTGCCGCACTCTTTCGAGGTGCTCGACAAGGCGGCCGCCAATTTCGGCGTCGAGCCACGGTATCCCTTCTGGGACAAGCCGCTGGTCGAATTCTGCCTGGCGCTGCCGGGCGAGGAGAAACTCAGCCACGGCTTTGGCCGCTATGTGTTGCGCCGGGCGATGGAGGGCGTCCTTCCGGCGGCGGTCCAGTGGCGGCGCGACAAGATCGATTTCACCGCCAATCTGGTCAATGGCATGGTGCGCAACCACCGCGACCTGCTGGAGCAATTGCTGGTCTCGGATGCCGGTCGCATCGAGCCCTATGTCAACCTGCCGCAGGTGAGCGCCGCATATGGCCGGCTGCTGCGCCAGCCCGATCAGGCAACCCCTCTCGATGTCCAGTATGTCTGGCGTTCGGCCTCGCTGTCACTCTGGCTGCGGCAGGTCCAGCATAGCGGGAGCCCAGCATGATGCCTCGCGACCAGCCGTTCGCCACCTGCCTTGGTGATCATCCTCCCCATGACGGGATGACGAGGGAGCGACGTTACTACCGGGCCTACGGCCTGACCGTCGCATCCGACGTGGCGTTGCCAGAACTGCAGCCGGCGGAACCGGCGACGCCGGATATCCTGATCGCCATCGGCATGATCGACATGCCGAAGCCTTCGCCCGAAACCGCGACGATCTTCCGCTTCGAGCCGGACCGGCAATATCTGGCATGGCATGCCGTCGGTGCCTTCCTGATCAGTGATTTCAGCCGCATCGATATCGAGCCGGCGCCCGGCGTCGACGACGCGCTGCTGGCCTTCCCGCTGCTCGGGCCGGTGATGGCATTGTTGCTGCACCAGCGTGGCCTGCTCGTCCTGCATGCCAGCGCCATCGCGGCGGCCGGGAGGGGCGCCATCTTCATGGGCGACAAGGGCGCCGGCAAGTCGACGACGGCAAGCGCGCTGATCCGAGCCGGACATGATTTGCTTACCGATGATGTCGTGGCGCTGGACCTGGCCAACCCGGCCACGCCGATGATCGTTCCGGGCTTTCCCCAGATCAAGCTAGCCGCAGATGCCGCGGCCGCGATTTCGCTTGGCCAGGCGGAGGTGCGGCCGCAAGTGCATCCGGCGATCGAGAAGATGCAACATCGCCTGCACGGCGCCTTCTCCGGAGG
It encodes:
- a CDS encoding glycosyltransferase, with the translated sequence MKVLFAGGNGYPPEFSGGVQSSTHHLAEQLIEHGHEAAVLAALFGDGVFGLKARAKMKLLRQPAVVDSFPGYPVIRAWFPWEAAGFAVNRAKPDVAVVQCHKSVPLGKALQAEGVPLVVYLRNVEFHELAGDLRDLRSALYIANSEFTARTYSREFGIEATVIPPTINPTQYSTPTTGQFVTLINPYQEKGFELAVRIAGACPEIPFLFVESWKLEEDHRARIEETIAPLGNVTLESRTNDMKTVYGRTRILLAPSKWEEAWGRVASEAHCSGIPVVGSRRGGLPEAIGPGGAVLDYDAPLTDWVAAVRRLWNDNKEYDRVSGLARGFAARPELDPDRQFVTFFSILDRAVRQRARQAA
- a CDS encoding GMC oxidoreductase; translation: MVLDVKPEQITRDHFDLVAIGSGFGSAFFLHEFAKRRKARILVLEWGRHNTHEWQLDQNANTDIDDETTYKTNSDKPWNYTIGLGGGTNCWFAQTPRFHPNDFRLKSTYGIGNDWPISYDDVEPFYCDAEEIMSISGDPDMAAMLPRSKPFPQPPHRMSTPDKMMKAAQPDQHFVMPTARARVPTSQRTSCCANLRCWLCPVDAKFTANNGLMHVFEHPDVSVCLGAEVRRLDHVGGTVRSVTFVHDGKQYQVSGDLFILGANAIQSAAIMLRSGLGDEFVGRGLHESYGWNFEVYLDGVDNFDGSTITTGLNFGLYDGPHRSEHAAALVYFENRWQHGMRAEKGRLRQTLPLVVVTENLLDEENFVTLDEDDNAFVSFKAPSDYAVKGMARALDKLPGLLAPLPVERLFDRGIRPTESHVQGTLRMGTGPADSVIDSDMIHHRLRNLIVVGTSTYPSCSCANPSLTAAALSLRAASRIA
- a CDS encoding UDP-glucose dehydrogenase family protein yields the protein MNLTVFGIGYVGLVQAAVLAEVGHQVVCVDIDANKVERLNQGFVPIFEPGLESLVRENHAAGRIKFTTDAAAAVRHGEIQMIAVGTPPGEDGSADLKYVLAVAETIGREMDNAKIIVGKSTVPVGTCEKVKARIAETLKTRGREDLSFDVASNPEFLKEGSAVSDCMKPDRIIVGTSSEDTEAVMRELYAPFNRNHEKMIVMDVRSAEFTKYAANCMLATKISFMNEMANLAEQLGADIEEVRKGIGSDPRIGYHFIYPGLGYGGSCFPKDVRALIKTAEGVKFDAKLLRAVEERNNDQKSVLFDKVNRYFKGNLAGKTFALWGLAFKPNTDDMREAPARVLMEALWKAGATVQAYDPEAMQECQAIYGLRDDLMLCGTKEAALRGADALLIATEWKSFRAPSFDALKDALSTPVIFDGRNLYDPKVVARHGIEYHSIGRMAA
- a CDS encoding family 16 glycosylhydrolase, whose protein sequence is MNSGSKSTSTTAIDASPIAHRARRTGLWLLGLAGALLLAALAGFPAVPAYAQNIETAPSFVDDFTSFNRERWYVSDGWTNGSHQNCTWSKGQISLSDSVLSLGFEKQKTKDREFACGEIQTKQRFGYGTYEARMKTDTGPGLNAAFFSYIGPSDKQPWDEIDFEILTKDTSKVQVNAYIDGKGKNEKLVEVPGGTDKAFNDYAFVWEKDSLRWYVNGQLVNTITDPAKLPSHAQKIFFSFWGSDTMKGWMGAFADPGRKLSLQIERVAFTALGEPCQFPESLACTIK
- a CDS encoding glycosyltransferase family 2 protein, whose amino-acid sequence is MSMTKSEVCVIIAAKNAARTIAVAIASALREPEVTEVVVVDDGSTDNTAEVARSADDGSGRLAVMRLDVNRGPSFARNAAIAGSKAPFISILDADDFFLEGRFRNLFAGADWDFAADNIMLIRDDATGDATKIVAPDFAAEPEFLDLERFVEGNISRRRVQRGELGFLKPVIRRAFLDRHRLRYDESLRLGEDYELYARAVAHGARFKVIRSCGYGAIVRADSLSGRHKTQDLKRLADADLALLAIDSLPEGSKAVLRRHERHVRDKYRLRNFLDVKAERGLASAAAYAFASQSNLVPIVQGVASDKLEALFRRVGLASGQRHVPPLRFLMAGTSAGKER
- a CDS encoding nucleotidyltransferase family protein, whose product is MALPESSYERLRAADCADEIAYVQACLRLYFSGAAASAADLSRPGLSDAAVADIARLNKVATFVLKALLRAPAGDRPAELFRWLDTYRRQTVSMNAACLMDSMAIHQALRDRQIDFVFLKGPFQQHLLYDDHFMKPSGDVDILVSPAGFSTARDALRSIGYEVSGKSRSVWWVRFLGEQHMIRGSGPKSSTVDLHYRLQQPGSPSPRDADGFLRRKRLVEITGTGVPFTSVADTLMLSCISVAKALFNREPCAGYVCDIRASANRLDEADQRRVLDAAMSQGLDDTLLLGLRAADVLLGGTDTLLSERAKPILSRIGNEDLLNMVIAPWLSSLRWPQRRTVLWELCGRAPVRYLAEAGWAASADISRRIFERPASP
- a CDS encoding lasso peptide — translated: MEQNVEKHEYETPSLTVHGSIETITQGGGGSTAIDASFPAHTPIGDLTFS
- a CDS encoding PqqD family protein, which produces MNWNPSEHDCVSATGDAVACEFGEGLALLNLKSNIYYSLNGVGAFIWELIQEPKSIADIRGAVLARYNVDAERCKADVDALLQGLAENGLARLQHEALV
- a CDS encoding lasso peptide biosynthesis B2 protein; protein product: MARVLSLSGSEALFLCHCLLVVAAVRLGLTLFSYNRVRGMVTQLNARQCASMGELRLVAWGVAAAARFVPRATCLTQALSGQYILARQGNASNIRIGIERGTGEQLKAHAWLVSDNHVVLGGSVDGFAHLVDHGSK